The Amphiura filiformis chromosome 12, Afil_fr2py, whole genome shotgun sequence genome includes a region encoding these proteins:
- the LOC140166697 gene encoding snaclec agkisacutacin subunit B-like — translation MLLKIALFVAVIGLIQCQNLNRIFDGCDPSWNAFDGSCYVHIRDPKSWSSARKFCQLYRSDLASISSKEENDFVADLAYGEEAWIGLSDVWPQAGTILEIGGEPLKLTATWAWSDGTPYGYSNWAPEQPSGVQDSVQINYDGKGMWDDQDFWTKLNFVCEKPSRRRPNRGNFRGNRGNRN, via the coding sequence ATGCTTCTTAAAATAGCATTATTTGTAGCAGTTATTGGACTTATCCAATGCCAAAACTTGAATCGAATTTTTGACGGTTGCGATCCTTCTTGGAATGCGTTTGATGGTAGTTGTTATGTACATATTCGTGACCCGAAGTCATGGAGTTCAGCGAGGAAATTTTGTCAGTTGTACAGATCAGATTTGGCTAGTATTTCATCTAAAGAGGAAAATGATTTTGTAGCTGATTTAGCATATGGAGAAGAAGCATGGATTGGTTTGAGTGATGTTTGGCCGCAGGCTGGTACGATCTTGGAAATAGGAGGCGAACCCCTTAAACTTACGGCAACATGGGCATGGTCTGATGGCACACCTTATGGCTATTCGAACTGGGCACCGGAACAACCGAGCGGAGTACAGGATTCCGTACAGATAAATTATGATGGTAAAGGTATGTGGGATGACCAAGACTTCTGGACCAAATTGAATTTTGTGTGCGAAAAACCATCTAGGAGAAGACCGAACCGCGGAAACTTCCGCGGAAACCGCGGAAACAGGAATTAA